A genomic region of Alligator mississippiensis isolate rAllMis1 chromosome 6, rAllMis1, whole genome shotgun sequence contains the following coding sequences:
- the LOC102574992 gene encoding 2-hydroxyacylsphingosine 1-beta-galactosyltransferase isoform X2, giving the protein MKMTLLPYPTAVLFLVAALNLELCCSAKVLMMPTVIFDSHLRVFMRVAEALSDQGHDPVLLLHEGREMDSFLPGFRIQKYKGTFSTESADAWMQEEIKHIFQGKMISLQIFSVLEKYVDNCDLVLGNAALLQHLRSEDFDLFLVDPNEMCGFILAHFLGVKYVVLSTGFWFPAEIGATSPIAYVPEFNSLMTDRMGLVGRTWNLLVYLIIRIATELVILPKFENLMQKHGVEPQRSMLDLIHGSSLFFLCNDVVLDFPRPTLPHVIFTGGILAEPAKPLPVGLRLWVEAADAGVVVVSFGIGIRALPSDMVDKMTGAFARLPQRVVWRYFGPKPAHLGENTLMMEWLPQNDLLGHPNVKAFVSHCGMNGIFEAIYHGVPVVGFPFYGDQFDIMTRVQAKGMGILMDWSRFTEDDLYQAVVTVISDPSYHKAAKLISALHLDTPMHALNRTVYWLEYLLRHDGAPYLRPAVYDLSFYEYYCLDVLALFLLCLVGAAFALYKVIVWYVGKGIRPMHLNGHCPNGHLVEEKKLK; this is encoded by the exons ATGAAGATGACTTTGCTGCCATACCCCACCGCTGTGCTCTTCCTAGTGGCTGCTCTCAATCTGGAGCTTTGCTGTAGTGCCAAGGTGCTGATGATGCCCACCGTCATCTTTGACAGCCATCTACGTGTTTTCATGCGGGTGGCAGAAGCACTGAGTGATCAGGGTCATGACCCTGTGCTACTTCTGCATGAAGGCCGGGAGATGGACTCCTTCCTGCCAGGCTTCAGAATTCAAAAGTACAAGGGGACCTTCAGCACAGAGAGTGCagatgcctggatgcaggaggagaTAAAGCATATCTTCCAGGGGAAGATGATTTCCCTGCAGATTTTCTCAGTCCTGGAGAAGTATGTGGACAACTGTGATCTAGTGTTGGGGAATGctgccctcctgcagcatcttCGCAGTGAGGACTTTGACTTGTTCCTGGTAGACCCCAATGAGATGTGTGGCTTCATTCTGGCCCACTTCCTTGGTGTTAAATATGTTGTGCTCTCAACTGGTTTCTGGTTCCCAGCAGAAATTGGTGCCACTTCACCGATTGCCTATGTCCCCGAGTTCAACTCCCTGATGACAGACCGGATGGGGCTAGTTGGCAGGACTTGGAATCTCCTGGTCTATCTGATCATCCGTATAGCCACTGAACTGGTCATCCTTCCCAAGTTTGAGAACCTCATGCAGAAGCATGGGGTGGAGCCACAGAGGTCCATGCTGGACCTTATCCATGGGTCCAGTCTCTTCTTCCTGTGTAATGATGTGGTGCTGGACTTTCCCCGGCCCACACTCCCCCATGTCATTTTCACCGGGGGAATACTGGCCGAGCCTGCAAAGCCCCTTCCAGTG GGCTTGCGTCTTTGGGTGGAAGCTGCAGATGCAGGTGTCGTTGTTGTCTCCTTCGGCATTGGGATCCGCGCGCTCCCAAGCGACATGGTGGACAAGATGACTGGGGCGTTTGCCCGCCTTCCTCAGAGGGTCGTTTGGAG GTACTTTGGCCCAAAGCCTGCTCACCTGGGCGAGAATACGCTGATGATGGAGTGGCTGCCccagaatgacctgctgg GTCACCCCAACGTGAAAGCCTTTGTCAGCCACTGTGGGATGAATGGCATTTTTGAGGCAATTTATCATGGAGTCCCAGTGGTGGGGTTCCCTTTCTATGGGGATCAATTTGACATCATGACGAGAGTTCAGGCAAAGGGCATGGGGATTCTCATGGACTGGAGCCGATTCACTGAAGACGACCTCTACCAAGCCGTAGTCACAGTTATCTCTGATCCCAG CTACCATAAAGCAGCCAAGTTGATCTCAGCTCTGCATCTAGACACGCCCATGCATGCTCTGAATCGTACGGTGTACTGGCTGGAGTACCTCCTCCGTCACGATGGGGCACCATACCTTCGCCCAGCTGTCTACGACCTCTCCTTCTATGAGTACTACTGCCTTGACGTCTTGGCTCTTTTTCTCCTGTGTCTGGTTGGGGCAGCCTTTGCCCTGTACAAAGTCATTGTGTGGTACGTGGGAAAGGGCATCAGACCCATGCATCTGAATGGCCACTGTCCAAATGGCCACTTGGTGGAAGAGAAAAAGTTGAAGTAG
- the LOC102574992 gene encoding 2-hydroxyacylsphingosine 1-beta-galactosyltransferase isoform X1: protein MKMTLLPYPTAVLFLVAALNLELCCSAKVLMMPTVIFDSHLRVFMRVAEALSDQGHDPVLLLHEGREMDSFLPGFRIQKYKGTFSTESADAWMQEEIKHIFQGKMISLQIFSVLEKYVDNCDLVLGNAALLQHLRSEDFDLFLVDPNEMCGFILAHFLGVKYVVLSTGFWFPAEIGATSPIAYVPEFNSLMTDRMGLVGRTWNLLVYLIIRIATELVILPKFENLMQKHGVEPQRSMLDLIHGSSLFFLCNDVVLDFPRPTLPHVIFTGGILAEPAKPLPVQGLRLWVEAADAGVVVVSFGIGIRALPSDMVDKMTGAFARLPQRVVWRYFGPKPAHLGENTLMMEWLPQNDLLGHPNVKAFVSHCGMNGIFEAIYHGVPVVGFPFYGDQFDIMTRVQAKGMGILMDWSRFTEDDLYQAVVTVISDPSYHKAAKLISALHLDTPMHALNRTVYWLEYLLRHDGAPYLRPAVYDLSFYEYYCLDVLALFLLCLVGAAFALYKVIVWYVGKGIRPMHLNGHCPNGHLVEEKKLK, encoded by the exons ATGAAGATGACTTTGCTGCCATACCCCACCGCTGTGCTCTTCCTAGTGGCTGCTCTCAATCTGGAGCTTTGCTGTAGTGCCAAGGTGCTGATGATGCCCACCGTCATCTTTGACAGCCATCTACGTGTTTTCATGCGGGTGGCAGAAGCACTGAGTGATCAGGGTCATGACCCTGTGCTACTTCTGCATGAAGGCCGGGAGATGGACTCCTTCCTGCCAGGCTTCAGAATTCAAAAGTACAAGGGGACCTTCAGCACAGAGAGTGCagatgcctggatgcaggaggagaTAAAGCATATCTTCCAGGGGAAGATGATTTCCCTGCAGATTTTCTCAGTCCTGGAGAAGTATGTGGACAACTGTGATCTAGTGTTGGGGAATGctgccctcctgcagcatcttCGCAGTGAGGACTTTGACTTGTTCCTGGTAGACCCCAATGAGATGTGTGGCTTCATTCTGGCCCACTTCCTTGGTGTTAAATATGTTGTGCTCTCAACTGGTTTCTGGTTCCCAGCAGAAATTGGTGCCACTTCACCGATTGCCTATGTCCCCGAGTTCAACTCCCTGATGACAGACCGGATGGGGCTAGTTGGCAGGACTTGGAATCTCCTGGTCTATCTGATCATCCGTATAGCCACTGAACTGGTCATCCTTCCCAAGTTTGAGAACCTCATGCAGAAGCATGGGGTGGAGCCACAGAGGTCCATGCTGGACCTTATCCATGGGTCCAGTCTCTTCTTCCTGTGTAATGATGTGGTGCTGGACTTTCCCCGGCCCACACTCCCCCATGTCATTTTCACCGGGGGAATACTGGCCGAGCCTGCAAAGCCCCTTCCAGTG CAGGGCTTGCGTCTTTGGGTGGAAGCTGCAGATGCAGGTGTCGTTGTTGTCTCCTTCGGCATTGGGATCCGCGCGCTCCCAAGCGACATGGTGGACAAGATGACTGGGGCGTTTGCCCGCCTTCCTCAGAGGGTCGTTTGGAG GTACTTTGGCCCAAAGCCTGCTCACCTGGGCGAGAATACGCTGATGATGGAGTGGCTGCCccagaatgacctgctgg GTCACCCCAACGTGAAAGCCTTTGTCAGCCACTGTGGGATGAATGGCATTTTTGAGGCAATTTATCATGGAGTCCCAGTGGTGGGGTTCCCTTTCTATGGGGATCAATTTGACATCATGACGAGAGTTCAGGCAAAGGGCATGGGGATTCTCATGGACTGGAGCCGATTCACTGAAGACGACCTCTACCAAGCCGTAGTCACAGTTATCTCTGATCCCAG CTACCATAAAGCAGCCAAGTTGATCTCAGCTCTGCATCTAGACACGCCCATGCATGCTCTGAATCGTACGGTGTACTGGCTGGAGTACCTCCTCCGTCACGATGGGGCACCATACCTTCGCCCAGCTGTCTACGACCTCTCCTTCTATGAGTACTACTGCCTTGACGTCTTGGCTCTTTTTCTCCTGTGTCTGGTTGGGGCAGCCTTTGCCCTGTACAAAGTCATTGTGTGGTACGTGGGAAAGGGCATCAGACCCATGCATCTGAATGGCCACTGTCCAAATGGCCACTTGGTGGAAGAGAAAAAGTTGAAGTAG